Proteins from a genomic interval of Thermodesulfobacteriota bacterium:
- a CDS encoding 3-methyl-2-oxobutanoate dehydrogenase subunit VorB: protein MTEKILLKGNIALAKGAIVAGCRYYFGYPITPQNDIPEYLSAELPKIGGTFIQAESEIASINMVLGASASGVRAMTSSSGPGISLMQEGMSYMAGSELPGLVVNVMRVGPGLGGIAPTQGDYFQATRGGGHGDYFNIVLAPASVQEMFDLAIKAFELSDKYRNPAMILCDAILGQMKEPVLLEETNTVIPPFKPWALTGSKGRKPQFLKTLYLSDGEQEAHNLELKEKYDRLRAKEVIFEAKGLYDCEMVIVAFGTVSRIAKTAIQMAKGEGIKVGLIRPITLFPFPAEVIRETAKKIPRILVVEMNTGQMLQDVNLSIESNVKLRFYGRPGGGIPTPEDMLREIRVMFNEKGF, encoded by the coding sequence ATGACGGAAAAGATCCTTCTAAAAGGGAATATTGCTCTGGCTAAAGGTGCTATTGTAGCTGGATGCAGATACTATTTCGGTTATCCAATTACCCCCCAAAATGATATACCCGAATACCTGTCTGCGGAATTGCCGAAGATTGGTGGGACCTTTATCCAGGCTGAAAGCGAAATAGCTTCGATAAATATGGTCTTGGGAGCTTCTGCATCTGGTGTCAGGGCTATGACATCCTCTTCAGGGCCTGGTATATCTTTGATGCAGGAAGGTATGTCGTATATGGCTGGAAGTGAATTGCCCGGTTTAGTGGTTAATGTTATGAGGGTAGGACCAGGGCTTGGAGGCATTGCCCCTACTCAGGGTGATTATTTTCAGGCAACCCGCGGAGGTGGGCATGGTGACTACTTTAATATTGTATTAGCCCCTGCCTCTGTTCAGGAGATGTTTGACCTCGCAATAAAGGCATTTGAATTGTCTGATAAATACCGTAATCCAGCAATGATTCTTTGCGATGCTATCTTGGGGCAAATGAAAGAGCCTGTTCTCTTGGAAGAAACGAATACTGTAATTCCACCATTCAAGCCGTGGGCATTGACAGGTTCCAAAGGACGCAAGCCCCAGTTTCTTAAAACCCTGTATCTTTCTGATGGGGAGCAGGAAGCTCACAATTTAGAACTAAAGGAAAAATATGACCGCTTAAGAGCAAAGGAGGTCATCTTTGAGGCAAAAGGATTGTATGATTGTGAGATGGTTATTGTAGCCTTTGGTACAGTTTCTCGGATTGCCAAGACCGCTATCCAGATGGCAAAAGGAGAAGGTATAAAAGTAGGTCTGATTCGTCCAATTACCCTATTCCCATTTCCTGCTGAGGTCATTCGAGAAACCGCAAAAAAAATCCCCAGAATATTAGTAGTAGAAATGAATACAGGTCAGATGTTACAGGATGTTAATCTTTCCATTGAAAGTAATGTTAAACTTAGATTTTATGGCCGTCCTGGAGGAGGTATACCTACCCCAGAAGATATGCTGAGAGAGATCAGGGTGATGTTTAATGAAAAAGGTTTTTAG
- a CDS encoding 4Fe-4S binding protein, producing the protein MDFLRSHQYINQRKDINKGILAKIVIERDRCKGCSFCVDACPKNLITIQEELNIQGYLPATIKDNNKCTGCALCAEVCPDVAIEVYK; encoded by the coding sequence ATGGACTTTTTACGAAGCCATCAATATATAAACCAACGGAAGGATATTAATAAAGGTATTTTGGCTAAAATAGTAATTGAAAGAGATAGATGTAAGGGCTGTAGTTTTTGTGTTGATGCTTGTCCAAAAAATCTTATCACAATTCAGGAAGAACTGAACATTCAAGGATACCTTCCTGCTACAATAAAGGATAATAACAAGTGTACCGGATGTGCACTTTGTGCCGAGGTTTGTCCGGATGTGGCTATTGAGGTTTATAAATAG